The following are encoded together in the Mastacembelus armatus chromosome 6, fMasArm1.2, whole genome shotgun sequence genome:
- the LOC113133555 gene encoding C-factor-like → MNGALGFRNCGSVLITGASRGLGLQMVETLASGAFSPGKIIATARNPAAAQKLQEVAQKYPNIHIITLDVVSQESIDKAVEAVAQLVKEDGLNCLINNAGVNVVADFHNVTPDMMIENYHTNTVAPVMITKAFLPLLKQAASRGGAGGSATMGIHRAAVINISSMLGSVALSLEMVQIFKYYPYRASKSALNMMSRCMAADLKPDGILCMAIHPGWVRTDMGGSEADLSTEESITATLSVIGGLTEKDHGSFLSYTGEVLPW, encoded by the exons ATGAACGGGGCTCTGGGCTTCAGAAACTGCGGCTCTGTGCTGATAACAGGAGCCAGCCGTGGGCTCGGGCTGCAGATGGTCGAAACGCTGGCGAGTGGAGCTTTTTCTCCGGGCAAGATTATCGCCACAGCCAGAAACCCCGCGGCCGCGCAG aAACTTCAGGAAGTGGCGCAGAAGTATCCCAACATCCACATAATCACTTTGG ATGTAGTGAGCCAGGAGAGCATAGACAAGGCTGTGGAGGCCGTGGCCCAGTTGGTAAAAGAAGATGGTCTCAACTGCTTGATCAACAATGCAGGGGTCAATGTGGTGGCAGACTTTCATAATGTGACCCCAGACATGATGATTGAAAACTACCACACCAACACTGTGGCTCCTGTCATGATCACCAAG GCCTTCCTGCCTCTTTTAAAACAAGCTGCATCCAGGGGAGGAGCAGGTGGCTCAGCTACAATGGGCATCCACAGGGCAGCGGTTATCAACATATCCTCTATGCTGGGCTCTGTGGCACTCAGCTTGGAAATGGTCCAGATATTCAAATATTACCCCTACAGGGCATCCAAG AGTGCCCTCAACATGATGAGTCGCTGTATGGCTGCAGACCTAAAGCCTGATGGAATTCTTTGTATGGCTATACACCCTGGCTGGGTCCGCACCGACATGGGGGGGTCAGAG GCTGATCTGAGTACAGAGGAGAGCATCACTGCCACCTTGTCTGTCATTGGTGGACTTACCGAAAAGGATCATGGGTCTTTTCTCAGCTATACAGGGGAGGTGCTGCCCTGGTGA
- the LOC113132704 gene encoding C-factor-like isoform X1, which translates to MNGALGFRNCGSVLITGASRGLGLQMVETLASGAFSPGKIIATARNPAAAQKLQEVAQKYPNIHIITLDVVSQESIDKAVEAVAQLVKEDGLNCLINNAGVNVVADFHNVTPDMMIENYHTNTVAPVMITKAFLPLLKQAASRGGAGGSATMGIHRAAVINISSMLGSVALSLEMVQIFKYYPYRASKSALNMMSRCMAADLKPDGILCMAIHPGWVRTDMGGVRG; encoded by the exons ATGAACGGGGCTCTGGGCTTCAGAAACTGCGGCTCTGTGCTGATAACAGGAGCCAGCCGTGGGCTCGGGCTGCAGATGGTCGAAACGCTGGCGAGTGGAGCTTTTTCTCCGGGCAAGATTATCGCCACAGCCAGAAACCCCGCGGCCGCGCAG aAACTTCAGGAAGTGGCGCAGAAGTATCCCAACATCCACATAATCACTTTGG ATGTAGTGAGCCAGGAGAGCATAGACAAGGCTGTGGAGGCCGTGGCCCAGTTGGTAAAAGAAGATGGTCTCAACTGCTTGATCAACAATGCAGGGGTCAATGTGGTGGCAGACTTTCATAATGTGACCCCAGACATGATGATTGAAAACTACCACACCAACACTGTGGCTCCTGTCATGATCACCAAG GCCTTCCTGCCTCTTTTAAAACAAGCTGCATCCAGGGGAGGAGCAGGTGGCTCAGCTACAATGGGCATCCACAGGGCAGCGGTTATCAACATATCCTCTATGCTGGGCTCTGTGGCACTCAGCTTGGAAATGGTCCAGATATTCAAATATTACCCCTACAGGGCATCCAAG AGTGCCCTCAACATGATGAGTCGCTGTATGGCTGCAGACCTAAAGCCTGATGGAATTCTTTGTATGGCTATACACCCTGGCTGGGTCCGCACCGACATGGGGGGGGTCAGAG GCTGA
- the LOC113132704 gene encoding C-factor-like isoform X2: MNGALGFRNCGSVLITGASRGLGLQMVETLASGAFSPGKIIATARNPAAAQKLQEVAQKYPNIHIITLDVVSQESIDKAVEAVAQLVKEDGLNCLINNAGVNVVADFHNVTPDMMIENYHTNTVAPVMITKAFLPLLKQAASRGGAGGSATMGIHRAAVINISSMLGSVALSLEMVQIFKYYPYRASKSALNMMSRCMAADLKPDGILCMAIHPGWVRTDMGGADLSTEESITATLSVIGGLTEKDHGSFLSYTGEVLPW; the protein is encoded by the exons ATGAACGGGGCTCTGGGCTTCAGAAACTGCGGCTCTGTGCTGATAACAGGAGCCAGCCGTGGGCTCGGGCTGCAGATGGTCGAAACGCTGGCGAGTGGAGCTTTTTCTCCGGGCAAGATTATCGCCACAGCCAGAAACCCCGCGGCCGCGCAG aAACTTCAGGAAGTGGCGCAGAAGTATCCCAACATCCACATAATCACTTTGG ATGTAGTGAGCCAGGAGAGCATAGACAAGGCTGTGGAGGCCGTGGCCCAGTTGGTAAAAGAAGATGGTCTCAACTGCTTGATCAACAATGCAGGGGTCAATGTGGTGGCAGACTTTCATAATGTGACCCCAGACATGATGATTGAAAACTACCACACCAACACTGTGGCTCCTGTCATGATCACCAAG GCCTTCCTGCCTCTTTTAAAACAAGCTGCATCCAGGGGAGGAGCAGGTGGCTCAGCTACAATGGGCATCCACAGGGCAGCGGTTATCAACATATCCTCTATGCTGGGCTCTGTGGCACTCAGCTTGGAAATGGTCCAGATATTCAAATATTACCCCTACAGGGCATCCAAG AGTGCCCTCAACATGATGAGTCGCTGTATGGCTGCAGACCTAAAGCCTGATGGAATTCTTTGTATGGCTATACACCCTGGCTGGGTCCGCACCGACATGGGGGGG GCTGATCTGAGTACAGAGGAGAGCATCACTGCCACCTTGTCTGTCATTGGTGGACTTACCGAAAAGGATCATGGGTCTTTTCTCAGCTATACAGGGGAGGTGCTGCCCTGGTGA